Genomic window (Pseudothauera hydrothermalis):
TCGTGCGCACGGTGCATGCCACGCTTGGACGGGGATTTTTTATTTTGCTGAACGGCCATGAATCGCTCCTAAAAACAATGAGTCGTACCTACCGCACACCCGGCCTGGCTTTCAACCCGGCGAGCGCCGCGAAAGGCGATTTTTTCTCGCCCCCGCCCTCAGGGCGCGGAACCTCGCAATCATCGTGTCGCGGCGCAATCGGCAAGGCCAGCAGGATTTCTTCTTCGATCAGCGCAAGCACATCGAAATCCGCCCCGGCCTCCACCGTGTCCTGCTCATCGTCTTCCAGCTCATCGTCGGGGATCTCATGACCGACCGGCACGATCAGCAAGCGGGACGTCAGCGCCAAGGGCCAAACCATCTCATCCAGGCAGCGCTGGCAACGCAGCTTCAAAGCCACCGAAGCGGTGAGCAAAAGCCGCGGCTTGCGATCTTCACCCACTTCGCCAGCCAACTGCCATGTCACCACGCCAGACGCTTCGACGAGCTGATCGACGAGCCGCTCAAGCCCCGCCACCGCCACCTCTCCACGCAGCACACGCGCCTCCCGCGCGAACTTGAATGGATCGGCCAGCAAGACCGGTTGAACGCCTTGTTGCGACATAAGCGGGCCATGATATTATTTTCGGCCTACTCTGTCAAAGCCAAGGCAGCGATTCCTCCTTGGCCGGCCGCCCCGCCTTGGCGTCACGGCGACGCGCCTGTCTTTTTCAATACCCCAATGAAACTCGTCCTCGCCTCCACCTCGGCGTATCGCCGGATGCTACTCGAACGCTTCGGTATTCCTTTTATCACCGACCGCCCGGACGTGGATGAGACCCCGCACCCCGGTGAGACGCCGCCGCAAACCGCCGAGCGACTGGCGATCGCCAAAGCGCGCGCGGTCGCCGCCACCCATCCGGAGGCATTGATCATTGGCAGCGACCAGGTCGCATACCTGGGAGACGAGATATTCGGCAAACCCGGCACCGTCGAACGCGCCATCGCTCAGTTGCAACGCATGCGCGGCAAAACGGTGGTCTTTCACACCGCGCTCGCCGTGCTCAATACCACCAGCGGACGATTGCAATGCCAAGGCGTTGCAACCAGCGTGCGTTTCCGGATGCTCACCGACACCGAGATCATCCGTTACGTCAATAAAGAGCGCCCACTGGACTGCGCCGGCAGTGCCAAGTCCGAAGGCTTGGGCATTACCTTGCTCGACGCCTTATCTGGCGACGATCCGACCGCATTGATCGGCCTGCCGCTGATCGCTCTGTCGCGCATGCTGCGCGCAGAAGGCTTGGAGCTGCCATGAACGCAGCGCGCGGCAGCCTGGTGCTGATTCCGGTCAGTCTCGGCCCGGCCCCCTGGCAGCAGTTTCTACCCGAGCATGTTCAACGCACCGCTGCCGGACTCACCCATTTTGTGGTTGAAAACGCCAAAACCGCGCGCGCGCAACTGAAGCGGTTGGATTTCCCCGGCGCGCTTCGCGACACCAAGATTTCCGAACTGCCGCCCGAGCCCTCGCGTGCGGCGCTCGACGCTCTGCTTGCCCCCGCACTGGCTGGCCACGACATCGGCCTGATGTCGGAAGCCGGCTGCCCGGCGGTGGCCGACCCCGGCGCGCACTTGGTGGCGCGCGCCCATGCGCTGGGCCTGCGAGTGGTGCCACTGGTCGGCCCCTCATCGATTTTGCTGGCTTTGATGGCTTCCGGCCTGAACGGCCAAAGCTTTGCCTTTCACGGCTACCTGCCGGTCGACGATGTTGCCCGCGATGGCCGACTGCGGGCACTGGAGGATGAATCCCGCGCGACGCAACGCACCCAGATTTTCATCGAAACGCCTTATCGCAACACACGCATGTTCGACGCCCTGCTACGGGTGTGCCGCCCGGAGACGCGGC
Coding sequences:
- a CDS encoding SAM-dependent methyltransferase yields the protein MNAARGSLVLIPVSLGPAPWQQFLPEHVQRTAAGLTHFVVENAKTARAQLKRLDFPGALRDTKISELPPEPSRAALDALLAPALAGHDIGLMSEAGCPAVADPGAHLVARAHALGLRVVPLVGPSSILLALMASGLNGQSFAFHGYLPVDDVARDGRLRALEDESRATQRTQIFIETPYRNTRMFDALLRVCRPETRLCVARELTTADEWIRSQTIAQWRLAPPPELARRPALFLILA
- a CDS encoding Maf family protein: MKLVLASTSAYRRMLLERFGIPFITDRPDVDETPHPGETPPQTAERLAIAKARAVAATHPEALIIGSDQVAYLGDEIFGKPGTVERAIAQLQRMRGKTVVFHTALAVLNTTSGRLQCQGVATSVRFRMLTDTEIIRYVNKERPLDCAGSAKSEGLGITLLDALSGDDPTALIGLPLIALSRMLRAEGLELP
- a CDS encoding YceD family protein → MSQQGVQPVLLADPFKFAREARVLRGEVAVAGLERLVDQLVEASGVVTWQLAGEVGEDRKPRLLLTASVALKLRCQRCLDEMVWPLALTSRLLIVPVGHEIPDDELEDDEQDTVEAGADFDVLALIEEEILLALPIAPRHDDCEVPRPEGGGEKKSPFAALAGLKARPGVR